The nucleotide sequence TGCAGGGTCATGACATGGCGGCTTTGGAGCTTTCCGAGCCGGCAATTGTCTGTGCCAAGGAACTAACCCCCTCGGAAATGATTCATTTGAATCCCGAAAAGTTATTGGGGGTTGTGTTAGACGAAGGCGGGGAAACGTCGCATGCAGCAATTCTCACTCGGCTCTTTGGTGTACCAGCAATTGTCGGAATGAAGAATTTCTCTCAAGCGTTTGATAATGGCACTCCTGCGATAATCAATGGAAATTCCGGGAAAATCATTATCCACCCCGATGACGAAACCCTTGCGAAGTACCAGCGTAAAATCGAAAAGTTCCAGAAGTACCGCCAACAATTAGAGAATATTCGCGACACCGAAGCGATAACAAAAGATGGTGTGCGGATTTATCTCCATGCGAATATTGAACTTCCTATCGAATTGAAAGCGGTACACAACGTCAATGCCGATGGCGTCGGTCTATTCCGTACTGAGTATCTCTATCTAAGTCAGGAAGTTTTGCCCAGCGAGGAAGAGCAATACCGCGCCTACCGGGAAGTCGCCGAAGCGCTCTCCCCGAAACCGGTCGTGATTCGCACTTTTGACTTGGGCGGTGATAAAATTCCCAGTGGGATGAGCCATCATCGGGAACCGAATCCGTTTATGGGGTGGCGGGCAATCCGGGTATCGCTCGCCCGACCGGAACTGTTTCGCATCCAGCTTCGAGCAATCGCCCGCGCCGCTGTGTACGGGAATATCTCCATCATGTTCCCAATGGTGATTGGTTTGGGAGAATTTCGCACCGCAAAGGAAATGTTTCTGACTGTGTGCAATGAATTAGCCCGACAGCATATTCCTCACAATTGCAATGTACCGATTGGTGTGATGATCGAAGTCCCTTCGGCGGCGATTCTGGTCGACCTATTTGCCCGCGAAGCTGACTTCTTGAGTATCGGAACGAATGACCTTACTCAATTCACCCTTGCCGTTGATCGTAGTAATCCGTTCGTCAC is from bacterium and encodes:
- the ptsP gene encoding phosphoenolpyruvate--protein phosphotransferase; this translates as EIRNAIANRLETADSAVYEVLQHAVLMLRDKTEPVFRERAEIVTDVCRRLVGCLQGHDMAALELSEPAIVCAKELTPSEMIHLNPEKLLGVVLDEGGETSHAAILTRLFGVPAIVGMKNFSQAFDNGTPAIINGNSGKIIIHPDDETLAKYQRKIEKFQKYRQQLENIRDTEAITKDGVRIYLHANIELPIELKAVHNVNADGVGLFRTEYLYLSQEVLPSEEEQYRAYREVAEALSPKPVVIRTFDLGGDKIPSGMSHHREPNPFMGWRAIRVSLARPELFRIQLRAIARAAVYGNISIMFPMVIGLGEFRTAKEMFLTVCNELARQHIPHNCNVPIGVMIEVPSAAILVDLFAREADFLSIGTNDLTQFTLAVDRSNPFVTDLYQPFHLSVLRLIQQIIDSGNRANCKVSICGELGGNSVAAPLLIGMGMRHFSMSPMLIPEIKAIVQATTVDECKQTAETVFSLATSQEITDYLRQTIRKRFADLPIWFGR